The Corallococcus caeni region AGCACGGCGAAGACGCTGGCGCCCGACAAGGCGACGGGGGAGGCGGCCGTGCAGCGGAGCTACGCGGACTGGAAGGCGAAGTACGTCACGGCGGACGGCGCGAACGGCGCGCTGCGCGTGCAGCGCCCGGAGAACAACGGCGACACGGTGTCGGAGGGCATCGGCTACGGGATGCTGCTCGCCGCGAACAACGGGGACCGGACGACGTTCGATGGCCTGTGGAAGTACGCCCAATCCCACCTGAACGAGAACGGCCTGATGAACTGGCGGATCGACGCCCAGGGCGCAACGGTGGGCCAGAACGGCGCCACGGACGCGGACGAAGACATGGCCATGGCGCTCGTGACCGCGGACAAGAAGTGGGGGGGCTACAAGCAGGACGCCACCACGCTCATCAACGCCATGATGGAGCACGAGGTGGAGCCGGGCACCAACGTGCTCAAGCCGGGTGACGCGTTCGGTGGCTCCTCGGAGACGAACCCCAGCTACTTCGCGCCCGCGTACTACAAGGAGTTCAGCAAGTTCACCGGTGACACGCGCTGGGACAAGGTCGCGGACTCCAGCTACGACATCCTGGACAAGGCGCTGAAGCAGCCCGGCTCGAAGGACACGGGGCTGGTGCCGGACTGGGTGGATGCCAGTGGCAAGCCGCTGGACCGCGGGCCGGACTCCTCCTACGACGCCATGCGGACCCCCTGGCGCATCGGCCTGGACGCGGCGTGGAATGACGACCCGCGCGCCAAGGCGTACCTGGACAAGGTGAACACCTTCTGGAAGTCGCAGGGCGTCGAGAACATCGGCGACAAGTACGCGCTGGACGGCTCGGCCCTGTCGAAGAACCACAACGCGACGGCGGTCTCCATGGCGGCGGCGGGCGCCATCGCGGACCCGGACGCCGGCTACCGCGGCGCGATGTGGAACGAGATGATGAAGACCACCGAAGGCGGCGGCTACTTCGGTGACTCGCTGCGCGCGCTGTCCCTGCTGACGTCCACAGGCCAGATGGCGCGTCCCTCGGACACGGGCGGCCCGCGGGTTCCCGCGAACACCGGCACACCCCAGGTGGACGCGGTCTCCGCCGCCCAGGGCGTGAGCGGCGACTACGGCGTGACCCAGGCCATGGCGGACATGGACAAGCTCGCGTCCCTGCACCCGGTCGGGACGGAGATGCACGGCGTGGGGGACGCGAATCGCGCCGGGTTCGAGAAGAACAAGCGTCCCATCGCCGAGGCCGCGCTGAGCGCCGCGAAGCGCTACCTCCCGGAGCTGTCGCTCCAGGACGCCACGCGCATGCTGCTGGCGGACATCGCGCAGGAGTCCACCTTCAACCCGAAGCTCAACGTGGAGTCCAACGGCAGCGTCACCCCGGACAAGACCATTGGCCTGTTGCAGCCGCGAGCGGCCTCCAACCTGGAGGACTTCCGCAACTACGCGAGCAGTGACGGACTGAAGCGCGCGGACGGCGGCGCCTGGGATCCGAAGTCCACCCAGGACGCGGAGCTGGCCAACGTCTGGGAGAACGTGCACGTCGGCGCCTGGTACATGTCGCAGATGGCCCGGCTGGGCGCCGTCTCCGCCAACGAGCACTACCTCTGGGGCCGCGAGGGGACGGCGCCCACCACCGTCCAGACGGGCCTGCTGTCCCACTTCATGGGCCCCGGCGGCGCGGCCAACGAAGGCGCCAGCAACCCCGGCGCCGCCAGGTACCTCTCCATGGTGGGCGGAGAGATGGACTTCCTCCAGCCCGGCCTCTCCCAGCGCGTCTACGACACCGTGCTCAAGCCCGGCGCCGTGTAGCGCACGCCAGACCTCAGGTCTTCTTCAGCTTCTCTCCCACCGCGGAGAGCAGCTGGTCGAAGGACTCGGAGAACAGGCGGATGCCGTCCGTGGCCAGCTCGTCCGTCACCGTCTTCATGGAGATGCCCGCTGCCTCCAGCTGGCGCATCGTCGCCTCCGCCGCCGGCAGGTCCTCCTCCAGGCTGGGGCGCACCTTGCCGTGGTCCCGGAACGCGTCGATGGTCGCGGGCGGCATGGTGTTCACCGTGTCGCGGCCGATGAGCTCCTCCACGTAGAGCACGTCGCGCAGCTTCGGGCTCTTGGTGCTGGTGCTCGCCCAGAGCACGCGCTGCACCTTCGCCCCCTTCGCGGCGAGCGCCTTCCAGCGCGCGCTCCCGAAGACCTCCTTGAAGGTGCGGTAGGCCAGCTTCGCGTTGGCGATGGCCACCTTGCCGCTCAGCCCCTCCATCGCCTTCTGCTGCTCCGGCGTGGCCCCCGCCTTCAGCTTCTTCTCCAGCTCCTTGTCCACGATGGCGTCGATGCGGCTGACGAAGAACGACGCCACGCTCGCCACGCGGCTCACGTCCCCGCCGGATGCGGCGAGCTTCTCCAGGCCGGAGACGTACGCCTCGGCGATCTCCTTGTAGCGCTCCTGGCTGAAGAGCAGCGTCACGTTGACGTTGATGCCCTCGGAGGTGAGCTGCTCGAAGGCCGGGACGCCCGGCACCGTGCCCGGGACCTTGATCATCACGTTGGGCCGGGCCAGCGTCTTCCACAGCCGCCGCGCCTCCTCCAGCGTGCCATGCGTGTCCAGCGCCAGCCGGGGGGACACCTCCAGCGACGCATAGCCGTCCTGGCCCTTCGTCGCGTCGTAGACCGTCTTCAGGATGTCCGCGGCGCCCTGCACGTCGCGCACGGCCAGCTGCTCGTAGAGGTCGTTGCCGTTGATGCCCTTGCCCTTCGCCGCGTCGAAGAGGTCCTGGTAGTCGTCGCTGCCCGACACGGCCTTCTGGAAGATGGTCGGGTTGGAGGTGAGCCCCTTGAGGCCGTCCTCCTCGATGAACTTCTTCAGCGTGCCCTTCGTGATGTAGCTGCGCTGGAGGTTGTCCACCCAGACGGATTGGCCGAACTCGGCGAGCTGTCGCAGCGGATTCATGGATTCTCCCGGCGGGGGCCCGAGGCTCCCGGATGGCGTTCCTTCAAGTTGCGCATGCCCCGCCCCCCAGGTCCGGCCGGGCGGGCAGGCACTCGCGGATTCTGCCTGGGACGAGGGCCAGCGGGGGGCGACGCTTCTCGCGGGCCGGGGCAGTCAACACAGTAGCGGGGGCACACCCTTCGTCCCCCCAACCCGGAGCGAAACGATGGCGGACACCTTGGCGGACCTCGCGGCGCAGCTGCGCATCGACAGCATCCGCTGCACCACGGCGGCGGGCTCGGGCCACCCCAG contains the following coding sequences:
- a CDS encoding glycosyl hydrolase family 8 gives rise to the protein MISTLSSCVPSSKRWDVKPNAVQPASVPSKPSATQPAAVKDGFDTGRDTRADWRSFSGETQVSGPPAASTAKTLAPDKATGEAAVQRSYADWKAKYVTADGANGALRVQRPENNGDTVSEGIGYGMLLAANNGDRTTFDGLWKYAQSHLNENGLMNWRIDAQGATVGQNGATDADEDMAMALVTADKKWGGYKQDATTLINAMMEHEVEPGTNVLKPGDAFGGSSETNPSYFAPAYYKEFSKFTGDTRWDKVADSSYDILDKALKQPGSKDTGLVPDWVDASGKPLDRGPDSSYDAMRTPWRIGLDAAWNDDPRAKAYLDKVNTFWKSQGVENIGDKYALDGSALSKNHNATAVSMAAAGAIADPDAGYRGAMWNEMMKTTEGGGYFGDSLRALSLLTSTGQMARPSDTGGPRVPANTGTPQVDAVSAAQGVSGDYGVTQAMADMDKLASLHPVGTEMHGVGDANRAGFEKNKRPIAEAALSAAKRYLPELSLQDATRMLLADIAQESTFNPKLNVESNGSVTPDKTIGLLQPRAASNLEDFRNYASSDGLKRADGGAWDPKSTQDAELANVWENVHVGAWYMSQMARLGAVSANEHYLWGREGTAPTTVQTGLLSHFMGPGGAANEGASNPGAARYLSMVGGEMDFLQPGLSQRVYDTVLKPGAV
- the tal gene encoding transaldolase — its product is MNPLRQLAEFGQSVWVDNLQRSYITKGTLKKFIEEDGLKGLTSNPTIFQKAVSGSDDYQDLFDAAKGKGINGNDLYEQLAVRDVQGAADILKTVYDATKGQDGYASLEVSPRLALDTHGTLEEARRLWKTLARPNVMIKVPGTVPGVPAFEQLTSEGINVNVTLLFSQERYKEIAEAYVSGLEKLAASGGDVSRVASVASFFVSRIDAIVDKELEKKLKAGATPEQQKAMEGLSGKVAIANAKLAYRTFKEVFGSARWKALAAKGAKVQRVLWASTSTKSPKLRDVLYVEELIGRDTVNTMPPATIDAFRDHGKVRPSLEEDLPAAEATMRQLEAAGISMKTVTDELATDGIRLFSESFDQLLSAVGEKLKKT